From Rhodococcus sp. B7740, one genomic window encodes:
- a CDS encoding RDD family protein, which produces MSDNPSDGPHYGSDPNRPQYPTNPASGYPPPGNYPPPGNYPPPPVGGNAAFGTGSPLPGGAQPGSRGSRFAARFLDGLVLAVVQFILYVILPSGFFGTVLLSLASALLGFAYFTLLESSRGQTLGKQLLGLRTLGASGGLPTQAEAAKRNAFLLLNVIPLLGTFLVIVAYIVIAVTINSSPTKQGKHDEFAGGTQVVAIS; this is translated from the coding sequence GTGAGCGACAATCCATCCGACGGACCGCACTACGGCTCCGATCCGAACCGACCCCAGTACCCCACGAATCCAGCGTCCGGCTACCCGCCACCCGGCAACTACCCGCCCCCGGGCAACTATCCACCGCCGCCGGTCGGCGGCAACGCGGCATTCGGCACGGGTTCCCCCCTGCCCGGCGGCGCGCAGCCCGGCAGCCGCGGATCACGGTTCGCCGCCCGCTTCCTGGACGGGCTCGTTCTCGCGGTCGTCCAGTTCATCCTGTACGTGATTCTCCCGAGCGGGTTCTTCGGAACCGTGCTGCTGAGCCTCGCGTCCGCACTCCTCGGCTTCGCGTACTTCACGCTGCTCGAGTCCTCGCGTGGCCAGACCCTGGGCAAGCAGCTCCTCGGTCTGCGAACCCTCGGCGCATCGGGCGGACTGCCCACCCAGGCCGAAGCGGCCAAGCGCAACGCCTTCCTGCTGCTGAACGTGATACCGCTGCTCGGCACCTTCCTGGTGATCGTGGCGTACATCGTCATTGCGGTGACCATCAACTCGAGCCCGACCAAGCAGGGCAAGCACGACGAGTTCGCCGGCGGAACCCAGGTCGTCGCCATCTCGTAA